From a region of the Latilactobacillus sakei genome:
- a CDS encoding proline/glycine betaine ABC transporter ATP-binding protein, with protein sequence MIEFEGVTKQYGQSRALDGLTLTIPDNGLFVLVGPSGSGKTTSVKMINRLIEPTSGTIKIDGQPIDQMDLQTLRLNIGYVLQNIALFPHLTIEENITIQLEVLKWSKADRQKRARELLMLVNLDPDKYANRYPSELSGGQQQRIGIIRALATKPKVILMDEPFSALDPVTRTQLQDLVLDLQKQLHNTVVFVTHDMKEALRLGDEIAVMRAGSIQQIGTAEAIFNQPKNDFVREFFDIERQPTTLTVQDLVAADLGTLVSGQPETIAMTASIKALAQALIAQPEGVVVALEDQTQRQLTTTDLTTLIAKRGL encoded by the coding sequence ATGATTGAATTTGAAGGTGTTACCAAACAATACGGCCAAAGCCGAGCATTAGACGGCTTAACATTAACCATTCCAGACAATGGTCTATTTGTGTTGGTCGGCCCTAGTGGTAGCGGGAAAACGACCTCGGTCAAAATGATTAATCGGTTGATCGAACCAACTAGTGGGACGATTAAAATTGATGGTCAGCCAATTGACCAAATGGATTTACAGACCCTCCGGCTTAACATCGGCTATGTTTTACAAAATATCGCCCTTTTTCCGCATTTAACCATCGAAGAAAATATTACGATTCAACTTGAAGTCTTGAAGTGGTCTAAAGCTGATCGCCAAAAACGTGCTCGGGAGCTGTTAATGCTGGTTAATCTGGATCCGGATAAATATGCCAACCGCTACCCTAGTGAGCTCTCTGGGGGGCAACAACAGCGAATTGGGATTATTCGGGCGCTGGCGACCAAACCCAAAGTGATTTTAATGGATGAACCGTTTAGCGCGCTTGATCCTGTGACGCGGACACAATTGCAAGATCTCGTATTGGATTTGCAAAAGCAATTGCATAATACGGTTGTTTTTGTGACCCATGATATGAAAGAAGCCCTGCGCTTGGGCGATGAAATTGCGGTCATGCGGGCGGGGAGCATTCAACAAATTGGAACGGCCGAAGCGATTTTTAACCAACCGAAAAACGACTTCGTCCGTGAATTTTTCGATATTGAACGCCAACCAACGACCTTGACGGTGCAAGATTTAGTGGCTGCAGATTTGGGAACCTTGGTTAGCGGGCAACCGGAAACGATTGCCATGACAGCCTCCATCAAGGCCTTGGCCCAAGCCTTAATCGCGCAACCTGAAGGGGTCGTCGTGGCACTTGAGGACCAAACACAACGGCAATTGACGACGACTGATTTAACGACGCTCATTGCGAAACGGGGGCTTTAA
- the cas2 gene encoding CRISPR-associated endonuclease Cas2: MSKYMRLLVMFDLPVVKAEDRRAASKFRQYLLGEGYVMMQYSVYYRIVNGYDMSKKYEYRLNDNLPEKGSVRLLIVTEKQFDEMRLLVGDRLPNEEKVDGNQLTTF; encoded by the coding sequence ATGAGTAAATATATGCGTTTATTAGTGATGTTTGATTTACCGGTGGTTAAGGCAGAAGATCGGCGGGCGGCCAGTAAATTCCGGCAGTATTTACTGGGTGAAGGTTATGTAATGATGCAATATTCTGTCTATTATCGGATTGTGAATGGCTATGATATGTCAAAAAAATATGAGTATCGATTAAATGATAATTTGCCCGAAAAGGGGTCAGTACGATTATTGATTGTGACAGAGAAACAGTTTGATGAAATGCGGTTACTTGTAGGGGATCGGCTACCTAATGAGGAAAAAGTCGATGGGAACCAGTTGACTACATTTTGA
- a CDS encoding rhodanese-like domain-containing protein, with product MFNFFKESPSISTTELAKALTKNTALIDVRTPVEFRSGHIPGARNIPLANMPTFTGNQKQPIYLICQSGMRSKKAARFLEKQGYHAINVRGGMHQWAGTIKRG from the coding sequence ATGTTTAACTTTTTCAAAGAGTCACCTAGCATCTCGACCACAGAATTAGCAAAGGCACTAACAAAAAACACCGCTTTAATTGATGTCAGAACACCCGTTGAATTTCGATCAGGACACATTCCAGGCGCCCGCAATATCCCACTAGCAAACATGCCAACCTTTACGGGGAACCAAAAGCAGCCGATTTATTTAATTTGCCAATCTGGTATGCGCAGTAAAAAAGCAGCCCGATTTTTAGAAAAACAGGGGTATCATGCTATCAATGTCCGTGGCGGTATGCATCAATGGGCCGGCACTATCAAAAGGGGGTAA
- a CDS encoding MerR family transcriptional regulator, translating into MAMNYQIKAFAELTGVSERTLRYYHERGLLVPVVASNGYRSYSSQDADRLQLILMYRQLQFSLAEIQQLLALPPVERLTHLAAKREELAKQQAVLTATLAQLDATLQNQTGGSQMTDQTKFEQFKQQAITENDQRYGQEVTANYGAQAKQAADQHFAGLTKAQYATMQAAEGSLTTALQTYLAQPQLPSEAAQAAFKAHQTWLKTATPRYSLAMHRGLAAMYVADERFAAYYTKLVGNQGAATALKRIIDHYTVGGK; encoded by the coding sequence ATGGCGATGAATTATCAGATTAAAGCTTTCGCTGAATTGACTGGTGTTTCTGAGCGCACACTGCGGTATTATCACGAGCGCGGGTTACTGGTGCCGGTGGTTGCTAGCAACGGTTATCGAAGCTATTCGAGTCAGGACGCGGATCGGCTGCAGTTAATCTTGATGTACCGGCAATTACAGTTTAGCTTGGCTGAGATTCAGCAGTTATTGGCATTACCGCCAGTAGAACGGCTGACGCATTTAGCGGCTAAACGGGAGGAACTTGCCAAGCAACAAGCAGTGTTGACGGCGACTTTGGCGCAGTTAGATGCCACCCTTCAAAATCAAACTGGAGGTTCTCAAATGACCGACCAAACTAAATTCGAACAGTTCAAACAACAGGCAATCACTGAAAATGATCAACGCTATGGGCAAGAAGTGACGGCAAACTATGGCGCACAAGCCAAGCAAGCGGCGGATCAACATTTTGCGGGTTTAACCAAAGCGCAGTATGCGACGATGCAAGCCGCTGAGGGCAGCTTAACGACGGCCTTGCAAACTTACTTGGCGCAACCGCAATTACCGTCAGAAGCAGCACAAGCGGCATTTAAAGCCCATCAAACGTGGCTGAAAACGGCGACACCACGTTATAGTTTAGCCATGCACCGCGGTTTAGCGGCGATGTATGTGGCGGACGAACGATTTGCGGCTTACTATACGAAATTAGTGGGCAATCAAGGTGCAGCAACGGCCTTAAAAAGGATTATCGATCATTATACGGTCGGGGGTAAATAA
- a CDS encoding MFS transporter, producing the protein MNKKNTLLVTLALLLSNMMAGLDGTIINTALPAIISDLHGIQYMGWIVAVFLLGMAVATPLWSKLGEHIGNRRAYQLATLLFAISSIFQAVSGNIVFFLIARTVMGIGAGGMNTLPFIIYADLYQDLRKRAQVIGYATASYSAASIVGPLIGGWIVDTFSWHWVFYINVPIALVSILCVRYFFKEQPKVHLSGSVDYLGAGIMITSLVTLLTGIQMIGTGSLTLIIGLIVAGLALLVVLYRVEDRAADPIVPNRLFKNLQLVTDFILFVVLWGAFIAFNIYIPMWAQGLLGLSALLGGMTQIPGAVTNLIGSLAGPAVQPRLGKHRVVTLGTVAFLIAFSGMLMIGDRAPFWFLLLMGAFEGFGLGMSFNVLQISVQEDAETRDVPIATSFAYLLRILSQTFMSSIYGVILNHALTQGIAKSHGQITMAMMNKLSNLQRVHELPAHLLPAMRAIMYQGLHNIMLIATVLLVIVLAFNLWLQGKAKKESSI; encoded by the coding sequence GTGAATAAGAAGAATACACTTTTAGTAACACTGGCATTATTATTATCAAATATGATGGCGGGGCTTGATGGGACAATCATTAATACGGCCTTGCCAGCAATCATTAGTGATTTGCACGGGATTCAATATATGGGCTGGATTGTGGCGGTCTTCTTGTTGGGGATGGCGGTGGCCACGCCTTTATGGAGTAAGTTGGGTGAACACATCGGCAATCGGCGGGCCTATCAATTGGCAACGTTGTTGTTTGCGATCAGTTCGATTTTTCAGGCGGTTTCTGGGAACATCGTTTTCTTCCTGATTGCTAGAACCGTCATGGGGATTGGTGCTGGTGGGATGAACACCTTGCCATTCATCATTTATGCTGATTTATACCAAGATTTGCGCAAGCGGGCGCAAGTTATCGGTTATGCCACTGCGAGTTATAGTGCGGCTTCGATTGTCGGGCCACTGATTGGTGGTTGGATTGTTGATACCTTTAGTTGGCACTGGGTCTTTTACATCAACGTGCCAATCGCATTGGTATCCATTCTCTGCGTGCGGTATTTCTTCAAAGAACAACCTAAAGTACATCTCAGTGGCAGCGTCGATTACTTAGGTGCCGGTATTATGATTACCAGTTTGGTGACGTTATTGACCGGGATTCAAATGATTGGGACTGGCTCGTTGACGCTGATTATTGGGTTAATCGTCGCAGGCTTGGCCTTGTTAGTTGTATTATACCGAGTGGAAGATCGCGCGGCCGATCCAATCGTACCGAACCGGTTGTTTAAAAATCTGCAATTGGTGACTGATTTCATCCTATTCGTCGTTTTATGGGGCGCGTTTATCGCGTTTAACATTTATATTCCAATGTGGGCGCAAGGGTTACTAGGTTTGAGTGCGTTACTCGGCGGAATGACGCAAATTCCAGGCGCGGTCACTAACTTGATTGGTTCGCTGGCTGGGCCGGCAGTTCAACCACGCTTAGGGAAACACCGCGTAGTGACCTTGGGGACCGTCGCTTTTTTAATCGCCTTTAGCGGGATGTTAATGATAGGCGATCGGGCACCATTTTGGTTTTTATTATTGATGGGCGCTTTTGAAGGGTTCGGCCTTGGGATGAGTTTTAACGTCTTGCAAATTAGTGTCCAAGAAGACGCTGAGACGCGCGATGTGCCCATTGCGACCTCATTTGCTTATCTCTTACGGATTCTGAGTCAAACGTTCATGTCGTCGATTTACGGCGTGATTTTAAACCATGCTTTAACGCAAGGGATTGCCAAATCACACGGCCAAATCACGATGGCGATGATGAACAAGTTGAGCAATCTCCAACGTGTGCACGAATTGCCAGCGCACCTCTTACCAGCAATGCGCGCGATTATGTACCAAGGCTTACACAATATTATGTTGATTGCGACAGTGCTCTTGGTGATCGTGCTCGCCTTTAATCTGTGGTTACAAGGAAAAGCGAAAAAAGAAAGCAGTATTTAA
- a CDS encoding type II CRISPR-associated endonuclease Cas1, translating to MGFRNIYIQKPTRLSIRRQQLVIQQEEDYTIPVDDINSIMIDHPQCTITTPALSVLAEAEVAVFTCDQKHLPCAIILPVGQYFKKFEALTIQMHVRSKLKDRLWQKVMKQKIANQAKCLALNGRPSVELEVMGKQVLEGDRSHQESQAARLYFRLLFNDQFTRRTDDVLNGALNYGYAIVRGAVARDICAYGFEPALGLFHHNELNPFNLADDLMEPFRPFVDLWVSQNIEQLEEVLTSENKQALFALLFTEVLIDGEYHTLNNAIHKVVSSYTMCCRNDSAAGLKLPELVRLRAHEYE from the coding sequence ATGGGCTTTCGTAATATCTACATTCAAAAACCAACCCGTCTAAGTATTCGGCGGCAACAGTTGGTGATTCAACAAGAGGAAGATTATACAATACCGGTCGATGATATTAATAGTATTATGATCGACCATCCACAATGTACAATTACAACACCTGCCTTATCGGTATTAGCAGAGGCTGAAGTGGCGGTCTTTACTTGCGATCAAAAGCATCTCCCTTGTGCAATTATTTTACCGGTTGGTCAATATTTCAAAAAATTTGAAGCATTGACAATTCAAATGCATGTTCGTTCAAAACTAAAAGATCGCCTTTGGCAAAAAGTGATGAAACAAAAAATTGCTAATCAAGCTAAGTGTTTAGCGCTGAATGGGCGACCATCTGTTGAGCTTGAAGTAATGGGCAAACAAGTGCTTGAAGGTGATCGAAGTCATCAAGAATCACAAGCAGCACGACTTTATTTCAGATTGTTGTTCAACGACCAATTTACTCGGCGGACCGATGACGTCTTGAATGGTGCCTTGAATTACGGTTATGCGATTGTCCGTGGCGCAGTTGCGCGAGATATCTGTGCATACGGTTTTGAACCAGCACTAGGATTATTCCATCATAACGAATTAAATCCGTTTAACTTAGCAGATGATTTAATGGAACCTTTTAGACCATTTGTCGATCTGTGGGTTAGTCAAAATATTGAACAATTGGAAGAGGTATTAACTTCTGAAAATAAACAAGCACTGTTTGCACTATTGTTTACAGAAGTATTGATTGATGGCGAGTATCATACGCTAAATAATGCTATTCATAAAGTAGTTTCCTCGTATACAATGTGTTGTCGAAATGATTCAGCTGCAGGACTAAAATTGCCGGAATTAGTCCGATTGCGAGCTCACGAGTATGAGTAA
- a CDS encoding glycine/betaine ABC transporter permease → MQQIQQILTTQSGELLQALGQHLEISLLALLIAAVIGIPLAIILTAHQKLAEAMLQVTSVLQTIPSLALLGLLIPLVGIGTVPAVITLVLYALMPIFQNTYAGLSGIDPALKEAEIAFGLPRAKRLLRIELPLAMPLIISGLRIALVMIIGTATLAALIGAGGLGTFILVGIQSNNNALLVVGATLSAVLALVVSALIRWLGTLSFKKITISLAIFVGLFGLVEGVTRLQAPPTKITIAGKLGSEPEILMNMYRDLILADHPQYEVTVKPNFGGTTFLFNALKADQIDIYPEFTGTVLQTLVKSPTKTNQNPTKTYQLAKKSLQEQFKMAYLPPMRYQNGYDLAVSAAFAKKYNVKTISDLAALNQSLTAGFDPDFYHQKDGYQGLKKTYQLQLDAKIMEPSIRYKAIADGKVDVVDGYTTDAEVARYKLVVLKDDRHFFPPYQGAPIMKERFKKAHPEVVKALNKLAGKITEDQMQQMNYQVQVKHRKARDVAHDFLVDQKLINK, encoded by the coding sequence ATTCAACAGATTCAGCAGATTTTAACGACTCAATCGGGCGAATTATTGCAAGCGCTCGGCCAACATCTGGAAATCTCATTACTGGCGCTCTTAATTGCGGCGGTCATTGGGATTCCACTCGCGATTATTTTAACTGCGCACCAAAAACTTGCCGAAGCGATGTTGCAAGTGACAAGTGTCCTACAGACGATTCCGTCGTTGGCGCTCTTAGGATTATTGATCCCACTCGTTGGGATTGGTACGGTGCCGGCAGTGATTACGTTAGTCTTATACGCATTGATGCCGATTTTTCAAAATACATACGCGGGACTCAGCGGGATTGATCCGGCGTTAAAAGAAGCGGAGATTGCTTTTGGCTTACCGCGTGCGAAGCGCTTATTACGCATCGAGCTACCGTTGGCGATGCCGCTGATTATTTCGGGCCTGCGGATTGCGCTAGTCATGATTATCGGAACGGCAACTTTGGCGGCCTTGATTGGCGCGGGCGGTCTGGGGACTTTTATCTTGGTCGGGATTCAGTCGAATAATAATGCCTTGTTAGTGGTCGGGGCAACGCTCTCGGCTGTTTTGGCGTTAGTGGTTAGCGCGCTGATTCGCTGGTTAGGGACATTATCGTTCAAAAAGATTACGATTAGCTTGGCCATTTTTGTGGGGCTTTTTGGCCTTGTAGAAGGCGTGACACGGCTCCAAGCACCACCAACTAAAATTACGATTGCCGGTAAGTTAGGCAGTGAGCCCGAAATCTTGATGAATATGTATCGTGACCTCATTTTGGCCGATCATCCGCAATATGAGGTGACGGTTAAACCGAATTTTGGTGGCACGACCTTCTTATTTAACGCGTTGAAGGCCGATCAAATTGATATCTATCCAGAATTTACGGGTACGGTCTTACAAACGTTGGTGAAATCGCCAACCAAGACCAACCAGAATCCAACTAAAACGTACCAACTCGCTAAAAAATCGCTCCAAGAACAATTCAAGATGGCATACTTGCCACCAATGCGCTATCAAAATGGTTACGACTTGGCGGTTAGTGCGGCTTTTGCCAAGAAATATAACGTTAAAACGATTTCGGATTTGGCGGCCTTGAACCAATCGTTGACGGCCGGCTTTGACCCGGATTTTTATCATCAAAAAGATGGCTATCAAGGCTTGAAGAAGACGTATCAATTGCAACTAGATGCTAAAATTATGGAACCTAGCATCCGCTACAAAGCGATTGCGGATGGCAAGGTCGATGTGGTCGACGGGTATACCACCGATGCGGAAGTGGCGCGCTACAAGCTAGTTGTTTTAAAAGACGATCGGCATTTCTTCCCACCTTATCAAGGCGCACCGATTATGAAGGAGCGCTTCAAAAAGGCCCATCCAGAAGTCGTCAAAGCGCTCAACAAGCTAGCCGGGAAGATTACTGAAGATCAGATGCAACAGATGAACTACCAGGTTCAAGTCAAACACCGTAAAGCGCGTGATGTGGCCCATGATTTCTTGGTTGACCAAAAATTAATCAATAAATGA
- a CDS encoding NAD(P)/FAD-dependent oxidoreductase: MKTHFDTIVIGGGPGGLAAAYRLAEQQSVLVVENDLWGGTCPNRGCDPKKMLYSAVEAIDHQHAMQASGLVGTSYINWPQLMAFKRQYTTQIPDGTLSGLQSAGIRTVTGTAHFIADHYLRVNETDYTADHFIIATGQTPTLPAIEGRDLLQTSNQFLDLDHLPAKIAFIGAGYIAIELANIAATAGAEVHIIQHNNRILRDFPETMTTELITSLQNKGVQFHFETTVTKVHETTKGLVLNNAGGFTLTVDAAFAALGRHANIDQLNLPAADVVTGHHGIQVDDHLVSSNPRIYAIGDVVDRPQPKLTPVAGFEGRYVADQLLQTNSDPIAYPLIPHTVYASPQISQVGISVQTAQENPDQYRLNQQTTTKWYTFNRIKEPNAMVTTIFDRQTNQLVGAAAYTAIAEELINYLTPLIKNHTTVAELTDTIYNYPSPASDLKYYY, encoded by the coding sequence ATGAAAACACATTTTGACACCATCGTGATTGGTGGTGGCCCCGGCGGCTTGGCAGCGGCCTACCGCTTGGCGGAACAACAGTCCGTCTTAGTCGTCGAAAATGATTTATGGGGTGGTACTTGTCCCAATCGCGGTTGCGATCCTAAAAAAATGCTCTACTCGGCCGTTGAAGCCATTGACCACCAGCACGCCATGCAAGCTAGTGGTTTGGTCGGCACCAGTTATATCAATTGGCCTCAACTGATGGCTTTTAAACGCCAATATACCACCCAAATTCCGGACGGCACCTTAAGTGGTCTACAAAGCGCTGGCATTCGTACAGTAACTGGTACTGCCCACTTTATCGCTGACCACTATTTACGCGTCAATGAAACGGATTACACGGCTGATCACTTCATCATCGCAACCGGTCAAACCCCAACGCTGCCTGCAATTGAAGGACGCGATCTTTTACAGACCAGCAATCAATTTTTAGACCTGGATCACCTCCCTGCTAAAATAGCCTTCATCGGTGCCGGTTATATCGCCATCGAGTTAGCGAACATCGCCGCCACAGCGGGCGCTGAAGTCCATATCATTCAACACAACAACCGGATTTTACGCGATTTTCCAGAAACCATGACGACCGAATTGATTACCAGCCTTCAAAATAAGGGCGTTCAGTTCCATTTCGAAACAACGGTCACCAAAGTCCATGAGACCACCAAAGGCCTCGTGCTCAACAACGCAGGGGGCTTCACACTAACCGTGGATGCCGCTTTTGCCGCACTCGGGCGTCACGCCAATATCGACCAACTCAACTTACCCGCAGCGGACGTTGTCACTGGCCACCACGGTATTCAAGTAGACGATCACTTAGTCAGCAGTAACCCGCGGATCTACGCTATTGGCGATGTCGTTGATCGGCCCCAGCCTAAATTGACGCCAGTCGCCGGCTTTGAAGGGCGCTATGTAGCCGATCAACTTCTCCAAACCAATTCAGACCCCATTGCGTATCCGCTCATTCCACACACGGTTTACGCTAGCCCCCAGATTTCACAAGTCGGTATCTCTGTTCAAACCGCACAAGAAAATCCTGATCAATATCGACTTAATCAACAAACAACCACCAAGTGGTACACGTTCAATCGGATTAAGGAACCAAACGCGATGGTCACAACGATTTTTGACCGCCAAACCAACCAACTCGTCGGCGCGGCAGCCTACACCGCGATTGCCGAAGAATTAATCAATTATTTGACACCCCTCATTAAAAATCACACGACCGTGGCTGAACTCACCGATACAATCTACAACTACCCAAGCCCCGCCAGTGATTTGAAATATTACTACTAA
- a CDS encoding CoA-disulfide reductase: MKKIIIIGGVAGGMSAATRLRRLMEDAEIIVLEKGPFVSFANCGLPYYVSGEIASKDALLVQTPQSLKARFNLDVRPNNEVIAIQPDKKRVTISHGNAITEENYDALILSPGARPLVPTIPGLETATNVFSLRNVPDLEAIMAAIDRNKAKHATVIGAGFIGLEMAENLKKRGLSVTIVEKAPHVLPSLDEEMAASVHKELLNNQVTVITSQSAVAFKNHGHEIVLEDGSTISSDLTILSVGVQPETTLAKEAGITLGMRGGILVDSNYRTNYPDIYAVGDAILVKQQLTGEEALISLASPANRQGRQVADVIAGLPRKNKGSIGTAIVRVFGLSAASTGFSEHMAKQSGLNVQVVHVAGKDHAGYYPDAKDILLKLIFERETGRILGAQAVGAKGVDKRIDILATAIKGNLNIEDLPELELTYAPPFGSAKDPVNMLGYAALNLFEGISDNLQWSELPEALASGKILLDVRNPDELINNGRFKQAMHIPLDELRERIGELDPDKAYIITCHSGLRSYVGERLLKQAGFNVQNLDGAFALYNTVRPNDIVHSAL, from the coding sequence ATGAAGAAAATTATTATTATTGGTGGCGTTGCAGGCGGAATGTCAGCAGCCACTAGATTACGACGTTTAATGGAAGATGCTGAAATTATCGTATTAGAAAAAGGGCCTTTTGTTTCTTTTGCTAATTGCGGCCTTCCCTATTATGTTTCTGGGGAAATCGCCAGTAAAGATGCATTACTTGTCCAAACACCACAATCCTTGAAAGCACGATTTAACTTAGATGTCCGCCCAAATAATGAAGTAATTGCCATTCAACCTGATAAAAAGCGGGTAACCATTAGCCATGGCAATGCAATTACTGAAGAAAACTATGACGCCCTCATCCTTTCACCCGGCGCACGACCGCTCGTTCCAACGATCCCGGGCCTAGAAACGGCAACCAATGTCTTCAGTTTACGCAATGTCCCTGATTTAGAAGCAATTATGGCAGCTATCGATCGCAACAAAGCTAAACACGCTACCGTTATCGGTGCCGGTTTTATCGGTTTAGAGATGGCCGAAAACTTAAAAAAACGGGGTTTATCCGTCACAATCGTTGAAAAAGCCCCCCACGTCCTGCCCTCTTTAGACGAAGAAATGGCTGCCTCTGTTCATAAAGAATTGCTGAATAATCAAGTTACCGTAATAACTTCCCAGTCTGCAGTTGCATTTAAAAACCACGGTCATGAAATTGTCTTAGAAGACGGTTCAACAATTTCATCGGATTTAACAATTTTATCAGTTGGCGTCCAACCTGAAACAACGCTCGCTAAAGAAGCTGGTATCACTTTAGGAATGCGCGGTGGCATCCTTGTAGATAGTAACTACCGAACAAATTATCCTGATATCTATGCAGTTGGTGACGCCATTTTGGTTAAACAACAGCTAACTGGAGAAGAGGCGTTAATCTCATTAGCCTCGCCAGCTAACCGCCAAGGCCGCCAAGTAGCAGATGTCATCGCTGGTTTACCTAGAAAAAATAAAGGCAGTATCGGCACTGCGATTGTCCGGGTCTTCGGTCTAAGTGCAGCATCAACCGGTTTCAGCGAACATATGGCTAAGCAAAGTGGCCTAAATGTTCAAGTCGTCCACGTGGCCGGAAAAGATCATGCTGGTTATTATCCTGATGCAAAAGATATCCTCTTAAAACTCATTTTTGAACGTGAAACGGGTCGGATTCTTGGCGCGCAAGCTGTTGGTGCAAAAGGTGTTGATAAACGAATTGATATTCTAGCAACAGCAATTAAAGGTAACCTCAACATTGAGGACTTACCGGAACTAGAACTGACATATGCCCCACCGTTTGGATCAGCAAAAGACCCCGTCAATATGCTTGGCTACGCCGCATTGAACCTATTTGAAGGTATCAGCGATAACCTGCAATGGTCTGAATTACCAGAAGCATTAGCGAGCGGCAAAATTTTATTAGATGTCCGCAATCCGGATGAATTAATTAATAATGGCCGCTTTAAGCAAGCTATGCACATCCCACTAGATGAACTACGCGAGCGGATTGGTGAATTAGATCCGGACAAAGCATACATCATCACCTGTCACAGCGGCTTGCGTAGTTATGTAGGTGAGCGCCTATTAAAACAAGCGGGCTTTAATGTTCAAAATCTAGATGGTGCTTTTGCCTTATACAATACCGTTAGGCCAAATGATATCGTCCATAGCGCGCTCTAA
- a CDS encoding alcohol dehydrogenase, with protein MQAAVVTDFKQDPKFDNQFPTPTPHQDEVLINVIASSLSNRVRSGAAGSHYTSTDQLPMIPGVDGIGTLPTGEQVYFASEGTFAEQVAVKKGHWVTVPDGLDALKLAGMMNPALSSWMALNYRANFSAGQKVMILGATGNAGMMAVQIAKRLGASEIIAVARNTEQLKTLTDLGATQLVDLSAEPAQRNAQLAKAGSDVDIVLDYLWGDVAANAMTAIIPHRQNAEQLLQWVEIGSSAGQTAPIPGAAFRAVALRLIGSGQGSVAPINIMKSLHAILTAEKEHPFTFTTRTLPLSDVEAGWHLPGNERLVFTI; from the coding sequence ATGCAAGCAGCAGTTGTAACAGATTTTAAACAAGATCCTAAATTTGATAACCAATTTCCAACACCAACCCCTCACCAAGATGAAGTCCTCATTAACGTGATTGCCTCATCCCTTTCTAATCGGGTGCGCTCCGGAGCAGCCGGCAGCCACTACACCTCCACGGACCAACTACCAATGATCCCCGGTGTCGATGGCATCGGCACTTTACCAACCGGTGAACAAGTTTATTTCGCCAGCGAAGGTACTTTTGCTGAACAAGTCGCCGTCAAAAAAGGCCACTGGGTAACCGTTCCCGATGGCCTTGATGCGCTTAAATTAGCAGGCATGATGAATCCCGCGCTTTCTTCTTGGATGGCCCTAAACTACCGTGCCAATTTTAGTGCCGGTCAAAAAGTTATGATCCTGGGCGCTACCGGTAATGCTGGTATGATGGCCGTTCAGATTGCCAAACGCTTAGGCGCTTCAGAAATTATCGCCGTCGCCCGCAATACAGAGCAGCTCAAGACACTAACTGACTTAGGCGCTACACAACTGGTCGATCTCTCTGCAGAACCCGCACAACGCAATGCTCAACTCGCTAAAGCTGGTAGTGACGTTGATATCGTCCTGGATTATCTTTGGGGCGACGTTGCAGCAAACGCCATGACCGCCATCATCCCCCACCGCCAAAATGCCGAACAACTTTTGCAATGGGTTGAAATCGGCTCATCTGCTGGCCAAACCGCACCCATTCCAGGGGCTGCCTTCCGCGCTGTCGCTTTGCGCTTAATTGGCTCCGGCCAAGGTTCAGTTGCGCCTATCAATATCATGAAGTCCTTGCACGCCATTTTAACCGCTGAAAAAGAACACCCTTTTACTTTTACAACTCGGACACTACCATTATCAGATGTTGAAGCTGGCTGGCATCTTCCTGGCAATGAACGCCTCGTTTTCACTATCTAG
- a CDS encoding MarR family transcriptional regulator, whose amino-acid sequence MSKLAKLQEMIAKLHAENDQDPEREWLLQHLQANKTPEMMAQAKKLTHSELAILTQLAQAGEAIPFKQLQAQSELSQGMLSRYIQRLAKNRLVEKFHTPENQKAVVLRITARGQEIGELHHQLHQRQRQNYEAVLANYSEAEVETIAQFIEQMIAARENL is encoded by the coding sequence ATGTCTAAATTAGCAAAGCTCCAAGAAATGATCGCCAAATTACATGCTGAAAATGATCAAGATCCTGAGCGCGAGTGGCTATTGCAGCATTTACAGGCCAATAAAACGCCGGAGATGATGGCTCAAGCCAAGAAATTGACGCATTCAGAATTGGCAATTTTGACCCAACTGGCACAGGCAGGCGAAGCAATCCCGTTTAAGCAGCTACAGGCACAATCCGAATTGTCGCAAGGGATGTTATCGCGCTATATTCAGCGCCTCGCTAAGAATCGGTTGGTTGAAAAATTTCACACGCCGGAGAATCAAAAAGCCGTTGTACTGAGAATTACGGCCCGCGGACAAGAAATCGGTGAGCTGCATCATCAATTACATCAACGGCAACGCCAAAACTATGAAGCTGTTTTAGCCAACTACTCCGAAGCTGAAGTTGAGACTATTGCGCAATTTATCGAACAGATGATAGCGGCGCGCGAAAATCTTTAA